Proteins encoded by one window of Deinococcus aestuarii:
- a CDS encoding APC family permease, which translates to MSSVRPRGPFTRWFLETDPPEREGFYEDERSAKEQRHKHPWWKVMCLTGVDYFSTLGYQPGIAALAAGALSPVATLVLVLVTLFGALPMYRRVAQESPHGDGSISMLERLLAYWPSKLLVLALIGFVATGFVITITLSAADASAHVIENPWLRPLVQGGQLPITLGLIALLGAVFLKGFGEAIGIAVGLVVLYIGLSAVVIGRGALDVFAHPTLVGDWWTGLSQTYLSPLALIGAALLVFPRLALGLSGFETGVVVMPLIRGGQGDARARLAGRVRNAQQLLTTAALLMSVMLLGSALVTTLLIPRAQFWPAVTYTRNVNAADLSAGRAAVNVPLDDPRDPHELYTLNLPAGRTGTFTVGARTVGGPVPLTVTVTPTPATASDAVTVQKPAGEANGRALAYLAHARLGEAFGSLYDLSTILILWFAGASAMAGLLNIVPRYLPRYGMAPDWARATRPLVVIFTAVSFLVTLAFRANVDAQAGAYATGVLALMTSAAVAVFLTEWRRGHRGTTLAFALISVLFIYTSVVTVTGRPEGLYIAVLFIAAILVFSVASRVSRATELRVQQVSLDPEAARLLRETAGRGLPARFIANRLNAGDTTEYRLKELEVRLDTHLPQREPALFLEVEVTDPSNFSDAVTVSGVSVGRHAILRARGNSVPNTIAAVLLHVRDLTGVPPHVYFEWSEKGPAGNALRFLLAGEGDIPPLTHEVLRRAEENADRRPVVHVGG; encoded by the coding sequence ATGTCGTCCGTGCGGCCCCGCGGCCCCTTCACCCGCTGGTTTCTGGAAACCGACCCCCCCGAGCGCGAGGGCTTTTACGAGGACGAGCGCAGCGCCAAGGAACAGCGGCACAAGCACCCCTGGTGGAAGGTCATGTGCCTGACAGGCGTGGACTACTTCTCGACCCTGGGCTACCAGCCGGGCATCGCGGCGCTCGCGGCGGGGGCGCTCTCGCCGGTCGCCACGCTCGTCCTCGTGCTCGTGACGCTCTTCGGGGCGCTGCCCATGTACCGCCGGGTCGCGCAGGAGAGCCCGCACGGCGACGGCTCGATCTCCATGCTCGAACGGCTCCTGGCGTACTGGCCGAGCAAGCTGCTCGTGCTCGCCTTGATCGGCTTCGTGGCGACGGGCTTTGTCATCACCATCACGCTGTCGGCGGCCGACGCCTCCGCCCACGTCATCGAGAATCCGTGGCTCAGGCCCTTGGTGCAGGGCGGGCAGCTTCCGATCACCCTGGGGCTGATCGCGCTGCTGGGGGCGGTGTTTCTCAAGGGCTTTGGGGAGGCCATCGGGATCGCGGTGGGGCTGGTGGTGCTCTATATCGGCCTGAGCGCGGTCGTGATCGGACGGGGCGCCCTCGACGTGTTCGCGCACCCTACCCTGGTGGGTGACTGGTGGACGGGGCTCTCGCAGACCTACCTCTCGCCGCTGGCATTGATCGGCGCGGCCCTCCTCGTCTTTCCCCGGCTGGCGCTGGGCCTGAGCGGCTTCGAGACGGGCGTGGTCGTCATGCCGCTGATCCGGGGCGGCCAGGGAGACGCGCGGGCGAGGCTCGCCGGGCGCGTCCGCAACGCGCAACAGCTCCTGACGACCGCCGCCCTCCTCATGAGCGTGATGCTGCTCGGCTCGGCGCTCGTGACGACGCTGCTCATTCCCCGCGCCCAGTTCTGGCCCGCCGTCACCTATACCCGCAACGTGAACGCCGCCGACCTCAGCGCGGGCCGCGCCGCCGTCAACGTGCCCCTCGACGACCCGCGCGACCCCCACGAGCTGTACACCCTCAACCTGCCCGCCGGGCGCACGGGCACCTTCACGGTCGGGGCCCGGACGGTGGGCGGCCCGGTGCCCCTCACGGTGACGGTCACGCCCACCCCCGCCACGGCGTCGGACGCGGTGACGGTGCAGAAGCCCGCGGGCGAGGCGAACGGGCGGGCCCTGGCCTACCTCGCGCACGCGCGGCTGGGCGAGGCGTTCGGGAGCCTGTACGATCTCTCCACCATCCTGATCCTGTGGTTTGCGGGCGCATCGGCGATGGCGGGGCTTCTCAACATCGTGCCCCGGTACCTGCCGCGCTACGGCATGGCCCCCGACTGGGCGCGCGCGACCCGGCCCCTCGTCGTGATCTTCACGGCGGTGAGTTTTCTCGTGACCCTGGCCTTCCGGGCGAACGTGGACGCGCAGGCGGGGGCGTACGCGACGGGCGTGCTCGCCCTGATGACCTCGGCGGCGGTCGCGGTCTTCCTCACCGAGTGGCGCCGGGGGCACCGGGGCACCACGCTCGCCTTCGCCCTGATCAGCGTCTTGTTCATCTACACCAGCGTGGTGACGGTGACGGGCCGCCCCGAGGGCCTGTACATCGCGGTCCTCTTCATCGCGGCGATCCTCGTGTTCAGCGTGGCCTCGCGGGTGAGCCGCGCGACGGAACTGCGGGTGCAGCAGGTCAGCCTCGACCCGGAGGCTGCGCGGCTGCTGCGCGAGACGGCGGGGCGGGGCCTCCCGGCGCGCTTCATTGCCAACCGCCTGAACGCCGGGGACACCACCGAGTACCGCCTCAAGGAGCTGGAGGTGCGGCTCGACACCCATCTCCCGCAGCGCGAACCGGCCCTCTTTCTGGAGGTCGAGGTCACCGACCCCAGCAACTTCAGCGACGCCGTGACGGTGAGTGGGGTGAGCGTGGGCCGCCACGCCATCCTGCGCGCCCGGGGCAACTCGGTGCCGAACACCATCGCCGCCGTGCTGCTGCACGTGCGCGACCTGACGGGCGTGCCCCCCCACGTCTACTTCGAGTGGAGCGAAAAGGGCCCTGCCGGAAACGCCCTGCGCTTCCTCCTCGCGGGCGAGGGCGACATCCCGCCCCTCACCCACGAGGTGCTGCGCCGCGCCGAGGAGAACGCCGACCGGCGACCCGTCGTCCACGTGGGCGGGTGA
- a CDS encoding MBL fold metallo-hydrolase, whose product MPPALECLAPGVHFLPGAVNSVVLEDRRGGALLVDTGLDESHARRLLRALGEAGLTPTGILNTHSHADHHGGNAGLLKRFPDLKVFAPPLEEAIITHPVLEPLSLFGARPPRDLQTKFLLAPPSPARLAPEPGLARIGGVDLELIEVAGHASMMFAVRVGEVLYAADALFGPESLQKHPLTFCADSRLQKEAAARLGELEGVRAVLPGHGGPTADLAGLVAANLAAYGRTTAAVLEAVRGGAAPVDELLARVCDVLGVHMTNAGAVVLNRATLSAHLTELLERGEVAMGVEGNRLLFFPVG is encoded by the coding sequence ATGCCCCCTGCGCTCGAATGCCTCGCTCCCGGCGTTCACTTTCTGCCCGGGGCGGTGAACAGCGTCGTCCTCGAAGACCGCCGGGGCGGCGCTCTGCTGGTGGACACCGGCCTCGACGAGTCGCACGCGCGCCGGCTGCTCAGGGCGCTGGGCGAAGCGGGCCTCACGCCCACCGGCATCCTGAACACCCACAGCCACGCCGACCACCACGGGGGCAACGCGGGCCTGCTGAAACGCTTCCCGGACCTCAAGGTCTTCGCCCCGCCGCTGGAAGAGGCGATCATCACGCACCCGGTCCTCGAACCCCTCTCCCTCTTCGGCGCCCGGCCCCCGCGCGACCTCCAGACGAAGTTCCTCCTCGCGCCGCCGAGTCCCGCGCGGCTCGCCCCGGAGCCGGGCCTCGCGCGCATCGGCGGGGTGGACCTGGAGCTGATCGAGGTGGCGGGTCACGCCAGCATGATGTTCGCCGTGCGGGTGGGCGAGGTGCTCTACGCCGCCGACGCGCTGTTCGGCCCGGAGTCGCTGCAAAAGCACCCCCTGACCTTCTGCGCCGATTCCCGCTTGCAGAAGGAGGCCGCCGCGCGGCTGGGCGAGCTGGAGGGCGTGCGTGCCGTGCTGCCGGGGCACGGGGGGCCGACGGCGGACCTCGCCGGACTCGTGGCGGCCAACCTCGCCGCGTACGGGCGGACCACGGCGGCGGTGCTGGAGGCCGTGCGGGGGGGAGCCGCGCCCGTGGACGAGCTGCTCGCCCGGGTGTGTGACGTGCTGGGGGTCCACATGACGAACGCGGGGGCCGTGGTGCTCAACCGCGCCACCCTGAGCGCGCACCTCACCGAGCTGCTGGAGCGCGGCGAGGTGGCGATGGGGGTGGAGGGCAACCGGCTGCTGTTTTTCCCCGTCGGCTGA
- a CDS encoding Dps family protein: MTRKSTSKRSTKAGQDQDVQAGMTQPQADAGQDGGAQGVMPEGEAKADAAHLNTVNNRLVDHSYLSEEEFGTVSETLQRNLATTISLYLKFKKYHWDIRGRFFRDLHLAYDEFIEEIFGGIDEQAERLVALGGSPVAAPEDIARFSLIRVPTETVRDARTQVEDLVADLTRVSRGYRDDSKTVDDANDPATADLYNGYAATTDKIRWMLQAMMDDDRMN; the protein is encoded by the coding sequence ATGACCAGGAAGAGCACCTCGAAGCGGAGCACCAAGGCCGGGCAGGACCAGGACGTGCAGGCCGGGATGACCCAGCCACAGGCCGACGCAGGGCAGGATGGGGGCGCGCAGGGCGTCATGCCCGAGGGCGAGGCCAAGGCCGACGCCGCGCACCTGAACACGGTGAACAACCGGCTGGTGGACCACAGCTACCTCTCGGAGGAGGAGTTCGGCACCGTCTCCGAGACGTTGCAGCGCAACCTGGCGACCACGATCAGCCTGTACCTGAAGTTCAAGAAGTACCACTGGGACATCCGGGGCCGCTTCTTCCGCGACCTGCACCTCGCCTACGACGAGTTCATCGAGGAGATCTTCGGCGGCATCGACGAGCAGGCCGAGCGTCTCGTCGCGCTGGGGGGCAGTCCGGTCGCGGCGCCCGAGGACATTGCCCGCTTCAGCCTGATCCGGGTGCCCACCGAGACCGTGCGCGACGCCCGGACCCAGGTCGAGGACCTCGTGGCCGACCTCACCCGCGTCTCGCGCGGCTACCGCGACGACTCCAAGACGGTGGACGACGCCAACGACCCCGCCACCGCCGACCTCTACAACGGCTACGCGGCCACCACCGACAAGATCCGCTGGATGCTCCAGGCGATGATGGACGACGACCGCATGAACTGA
- a CDS encoding DUF4385 domain-containing protein, which produces MGKKFDYTLNYAELDLRAHPELYRVGVGEQGVLLVQPYKSEILPHWRFATPDAARASSETIFAMFLGYLARGDFVGADMARKFLQMGFTRSRRYANHKGGKKYDGPVPDDQKGRSGAHGRAELPRSPEDPVKAESARIFKAKWDEAEANPEYARLKKEHRARYG; this is translated from the coding sequence GTGGGAAAGAAATTCGACTACACCCTCAACTACGCCGAACTCGACCTGCGGGCGCACCCCGAACTCTACCGGGTGGGCGTGGGCGAGCAGGGCGTCTTGCTCGTGCAGCCGTACAAGTCGGAGATCCTGCCCCACTGGCGCTTCGCCACCCCCGACGCCGCGCGGGCGAGCAGCGAGACGATCTTTGCGATGTTCCTCGGCTATCTCGCCCGGGGCGACTTCGTGGGGGCCGACATGGCGCGCAAGTTCCTCCAGATGGGCTTTACCCGCTCGCGGCGCTACGCCAACCACAAGGGCGGCAAGAAGTACGACGGCCCCGTCCCCGACGACCAGAAGGGCCGCAGCGGGGCGCATGGCCGCGCCGAGTTGCCCCGCTCGCCCGAGGACCCCGTGAAGGCCGAGTCCGCCCGCATCTTCAAGGCGAAGTGGGACGAGGCGGAGGCGAACCCCGAGTACGCGCGGCTCAAAAAGGAGCACCGGGCGCGGTACGGGTGA
- the mobA gene encoding molybdenum cofactor guanylyltransferase, translated as MTDGPFEFTGAITAGGRSSRFGSDKARALLEGRPLLHHVAASLEGCPLRLLVAPPGRYELPGWRGVPDTRPGEGPLAALEAALHAAGAERGAGWVAFAGVDMPRLTPAYWAALAAARTPGAQAVLALDEEGRPQPLAALYHTDRQPHVTARLGAGERRLRAAPDGRSSVLVPFEVVEAAAPGALRNVNTPTDLAALGEGRPGGQQNSRLTGGEAGKKA; from the coding sequence GTGACGGACGGGCCTTTTGAGTTCACGGGGGCCATTACGGCGGGCGGGCGGTCCAGCCGCTTCGGGAGCGACAAGGCCCGTGCGCTCCTGGAGGGCCGTCCCCTCCTCCACCACGTCGCCGCCAGCCTGGAGGGGTGCCCGCTGCGGCTCCTCGTCGCCCCGCCCGGGCGGTACGAGTTGCCGGGCTGGAGGGGAGTGCCCGACACCCGGCCCGGCGAGGGTCCGCTGGCCGCGCTGGAGGCCGCCCTGCACGCCGCCGGGGCCGAGCGGGGCGCGGGCTGGGTCGCCTTCGCGGGGGTGGACATGCCCCGCCTCACGCCCGCCTACTGGGCCGCGCTCGCCGCCGCGCGCACGCCGGGGGCCCAGGCCGTCCTCGCCCTGGACGAGGAAGGACGCCCGCAGCCCCTCGCCGCGCTGTACCACACCGACCGGCAGCCCCACGTCACGGCGCGGCTCGGCGCGGGGGAACGGCGGTTGCGGGCCGCGCCGGACGGGCGGAGCAGCGTGCTCGTCCCCTTCGAGGTCGTTGAGGCCGCCGCGCCGGGTGCCCTGCGGAACGTGAACACACCCACCGACCTCGCCGCGCTGGGAGAGGGACGGCCGGGGGGGCAACAAAACAGCCGCCTCACGGGCGGTGAGGCGGGCAAGAAGGCGTGA